CTTCGACTCCGGGCACGACTTCGACCGCGCAGCAAGATCGTGGTCAAGGTCAACGCCGGAGCGCTGGTCCGGCTGGAGCTGGCGCATCCGCGCTGGGCGGGCGAAGCGGTCGCGATGGGCACCAACACCGACCCGTACCAGCGCGCCGAGGGCAAGTACCGCCTGATGCGGGAGATCATCGCCGCGCTGCGGGACCGGGCGAACCCGTTCTCCGTGCTGACCAAGGGCACGTTGATCTTGCGCGACCTGGACCTGCTGCGGCAGGCGGCCGAGGTGGCCCCGGTGTCGGTGGCGGTGTCCCTCGGGTCCTTGCAGGAGCAGGTGTGGCGGGCGGTGGAGCCGGGTGCGCCCTCGCCGCTGCGGCGGCTGGACGTGGTGCGCCGGCTGGCGGACGCGGGCGTGGGGTGCTCGGTGATGATGGCGCCGATCCTGCCGGGGCTCAGCGACACGCCGGAGCAGCTGGACGAGACGGTCGCGGCGCTGGTGGGTGCGGGCGCCACGAGCATCACTCCGCTGGTGCTGCACCTGAGACCGGGTGCGCGGGAGTGGTATCACGCCTGGCTGAGCCGGGAGCGGCCGGAGCTGCTGCCGTTGTACGAGCGGCTCTACCGCAACGGTGCCTACGCGCCGAAGTCCTACCAGGACGGCGTGGTCGAGCGGGTGCGCGCAGCGCAGCGACGGCACGGGATGCGGACGCCGCGGGAGGGGACGGGTTTCCGGATCGCGGGGGAGGAGCGGGTGCCGGAGGGCTCCGGTCAGCTCGCGCTGCTGTGACGGCGGGAGGTCCAGTCCAGTCGGCGGCGGAATCGTCGGGCGCACGATTCGGGTTCGCTGCGAACTCGGGAAATCCGAACCGGCGGAGGTGTTTCCGAACGCGCGGAATCCGTGTTGAAAACCGTTGTCGAAATACCGACGAAAGTAGTATTGAGCCGCGAATTTCTTTCGCGTGAACTAGTCGTGTCGTAGATCGAATCCGCAGGTCGCGCGGTTCGCCCACAGGCGGCGATGGCTACTCTGAGTGTCGGAGCAACTTCCTCTAATGGAGCAGTGGCGCGGATCGAGGCGCCAGGCCGGCCGGGGCGGCGACGTGCGCCGCCCGTCCTCGCCTCGATCAGTGCCCGTCGAGCAGCGCGCGGCGCGACGGCTGCCAGCGGACGCCGAACACGCCCATGCCGAAGTCGAGCGTGACCGCGTGCGTGCGCGCGTGCCGGTCCAGCGACAACGGCTTGGGCTGCGCGGTCTCGTTCGCCGCCGAGTCGCCGACGAAGCTCTCCACGTGCTCCGGCGGGCAGGACGGGTCGAACTCGAGCTCCACCACGTACTGGCGCACCGGCAGCCGGAACAGCCGGCAGAAGGTGTGCTCCGGCTCGTTCGCGCCGGTGGGCATGTCGGAGATCTCGTACTCCAGCAGCATCGTCTCGCCGCGCTCCAGCGGGCGGTCGAACAGCAGCTCCGCGACGATCACGTCCCGCGCGTGGTCGGTGAGGACCTGGCCGATGCGGCAGGACCGCAGCGGCCGGATCGTCGGTGACACCGGGCTGGTCGAGGCGCCGTCGAACATCACGACCCAGCGGTCGGCCCCGTTGGCCTCCGCGCGCACCAGCTTGCTCGCGCGCACCATCCGCTGATCGCCGTAGGCGTCGATGTGCACCACGTCGTGCTGCGAGAGCCGGGTCAGCTTGCTGTCGTGGCTGGTGTCGATGCGGGTGAGCAGCTCCACCGCCGACTCGTTCTCCGACCACAGCTCGCTCAGCGGCGGCGCGTCGTGCGCGGCCTGCCTGGTCCGGCCGCGCGGGCGCGGCGGCCCGAGCAGCGCCGAGAGCGCGCAGTCGGGGACGCCGAGCACGCTCTCCAGCTGCTGCAGGGCCAGCAGCGAGTCGGGTCGTTCCGGGCGCCGGCGACCGGACTGCCAGTAGCTCAGCGCCGTGATGCTCACCGGTGTTCCGCGGGTTTGCAGGCGGTGCTGGATCCGTTCCAGGCTCAACCGGCTGGAGCGGATCGCCGCCCGCAGCGCCACCTCGAACGGTCCGGTTCGCAGAAGTTCGGCGAGCTCGGGTGAGACATGCGGCGCCGGGTCGCTTCGGACGGCAGTGCGCGACATGGAACGGATGTCGGTCTTCGGACCGGTCATGGTTACTCCTCGTGTCCGCCGAACTCGGGGCCTTACGCTAATGAGTGAGACTCGGTGGCGCAACGATCAAGTTTCGGTTCCCGCCACCTACTAAAGTGTGAGGCGAATTCGCGGACTTTCTGCAGGAGGGCGTTATTTGCTCCAGCGGCCCTCTTGACATCGCGAAGTGGACGACGAGGGTCCGAACGCGTCCATTGCCTTCTCGAACGGTCCCGGCGGGTACCGGACTCGGACGGTGAATCCGCGGGCCGCCGGACTCCGGTCGCCGCCACCGCGGCCAACACGCCGCGCGGAAACCTGCTGGACGGCCTCCCCGCCTCGTTGGATAACCTTGACCTCCCATTGCGTCCACGCAGGACGGGCACCTCGTCTCCGAGTCGTGCGCACCCTGGCGGACGCCTCAGTCAGTCGTCGCCAGCCGACTCGAACTCGAAGAGGAGCTCAGTACCCGTGATGCGCACGCACGAGGCCGGATCGCTTCGCGCCGGTCATGCCGGGCAGTCCGTCACCTTGGCAGGCTGGGTGGCGCGCCGTCGCGATCACGGTGGAGTGATCTTCATTGATCTCCGTGACGCGTCCGGTGTCGCCCAGGTGGTCTTCCGCGAAGGCGAGATGGCCGAGCGCGCCCACCGGCTGCGGGCGGAGTTCTGCGTCCGCATCACCGGTGACGTCGTGCGCCGCCCCGAGGGCAACGAGAACGCCGAGATCGGCACCGGCGAGATCGAGGTCTACGCCACCGAGCTCGAAGTCCTCTCCGAGGCCGCGCCGCTGCCGTTCCCGCTGGACGAGCACCTCGAGGTCGGCGAGGAGATCCGGCTCAAGCACCGCTACCTGGACCTGCGCCGCGCCGGACCGGCCAAGATCATGCGGCTGCGCAGCGACGTCAACCGCGTCGCCCGCGAGGTGCTGCACGAGCGGGACTTCGTCGAGATCGAGACGCCGACGATGACCCGCTCCACCCCGGAAGGCGCCCGCGACTTCCTGGTGCCCGCGCGGTTGCAGCCGGGCAGCTGGTACGCGCTGCCGCAGTCGCCGCAGCTGTTCAAGCAGCTGCTCATGGTCGGCGGCATGGAGCGCTACTTCCAGATCGCGCGCTGCTACCGCGACGAGGACTTCCGGGCGGACCGGCAGCCGGAGTTCACCCAGCTCGACGTCGAGATGAGCTTCGTCGAGCAGGACGACGTGATCGAGCTCGGCGAGCAGATCATCGCCGGGCTGTGGAAGCTGATCGGGCACGAGATCACCACGCCGATCCCGCGGATCACCTACGCCGACGCGATGGCCCGCTACGGCAGCGACAAGCCGGATCTGCGCTTCGGGCTGGAGCTCACCGAGCTCACCGAGTACTTCGCCGACACCCCGTTCCGGGTGTTCCGCGCGCCCTACGTCGGCGCGGTCGTCATGCCCGGCGGCGCGAGCCAGCCGCGGCGCCAGCTCGACGCCTGGCAGGACTGGGCGAAGCAGCGCGGCGCCAAGGGCCTGGCCTACGTGCTGGTGGGCGAGGACGGCACGCTGTCCGGTCCGGTCGCGAAGAACCTCTCCGACGCCGAGCGCGAAGGCCTGGTCAAGGCCGTCGGCGCGACGACGGGCGACTGCGTGTTCTTCGCCGCCGGCGAGCGCGCCCCGTCCCGCGGGCTGCTGGGCGCGGCCCGGCTGGAGATCGGCGAGCGCTGCGGCCTCATCGACCACGACGCCTGGTCGTTCGTGTGGGTGGTGGACGCGCCGATGTTCGAGTCCATCGCCGACAGCGACGACGTCGCGGTCGGCACCGGGCGCTGGACGGCGGTGCACCACCCGTTCACCGCGCCCAACGCCGACTGGGCCGACACCTTCGACCAGGACCCGGAGAACGCGCTGGCCTGGGCCTACGACATCGTCTGCAACGGCAACGAGATCGGCGGCGGCTCCATCCGCGTGCACCGCGGCGACGTGCAGGAGCGGGTGTTCTCGGTGCTGGGCATCTCCGAG
This window of the Saccharopolyspora gloriosae genome carries:
- a CDS encoding radical SAM protein; its protein translation is MGTNTDPYQRAEGKYRLMREIIAALRDRANPFSVLTKGTLILRDLDLLRQAAEVAPVSVAVSLGSLQEQVWRAVEPGAPSPLRRLDVVRRLADAGVGCSVMMAPILPGLSDTPEQLDETVAALVGAGATSITPLVLHLRPGAREWYHAWLSRERPELLPLYERLYRNGAYAPKSYQDGVVERVRAAQRRHGMRTPREGTGFRIAGEERVPEGSGQLALL
- the aspS gene encoding aspartate--tRNA ligase gives rise to the protein MMRTHEAGSLRAGHAGQSVTLAGWVARRRDHGGVIFIDLRDASGVAQVVFREGEMAERAHRLRAEFCVRITGDVVRRPEGNENAEIGTGEIEVYATELEVLSEAAPLPFPLDEHLEVGEEIRLKHRYLDLRRAGPAKIMRLRSDVNRVAREVLHERDFVEIETPTMTRSTPEGARDFLVPARLQPGSWYALPQSPQLFKQLLMVGGMERYFQIARCYRDEDFRADRQPEFTQLDVEMSFVEQDDVIELGEQIIAGLWKLIGHEITTPIPRITYADAMARYGSDKPDLRFGLELTELTEYFADTPFRVFRAPYVGAVVMPGGASQPRRQLDAWQDWAKQRGAKGLAYVLVGEDGTLSGPVAKNLSDAEREGLVKAVGATTGDCVFFAAGERAPSRGLLGAARLEIGERCGLIDHDAWSFVWVVDAPMFESIADSDDVAVGTGRWTAVHHPFTAPNADWADTFDQDPENALAWAYDIVCNGNEIGGGSIRVHRGDVQERVFSVLGISEEQAREKFGFLLDAFKFGAPPHGGIAFGWDRICMLLAGADSLREVIAFPKSGGGFDPLTSAPAPITDAQRKEAGVDAKPEVKPKDPVPTEKLTEQQS